In Nostoc sp. CENA543, a single genomic region encodes these proteins:
- a CDS encoding Uma2 family endonuclease: protein MTQLKAQLTLAEFLALPEGDITYELVNGELKPKMAPKRFHSRVTLALGLLLTPWAQNRGEVGIEWAITLKRQGQDWVPVPDLLYVSFSRLPNDVVEDEPCPIPPDLVIEIISPGQSFGEMAAKATDYLDAGVMRVWVIDTKAKTVTVFYPDTRPQTKSGEASLADELLTDLQLTPQQIFQLAGIP from the coding sequence ATGACTCAACTTAAAGCTCAACTCACACTCGCCGAATTCCTCGCCTTACCAGAAGGCGATATCACCTACGAATTAGTTAATGGCGAATTAAAACCTAAAATGGCACCAAAAAGATTTCATTCGAGAGTAACACTGGCTCTCGGTCTACTTTTAACACCTTGGGCGCAAAATCGAGGAGAGGTTGGTATTGAGTGGGCGATTACTCTCAAACGCCAGGGGCAAGACTGGGTTCCTGTACCAGACTTATTATATGTTTCCTTTTCACGGTTGCCGAATGATGTCGTTGAAGATGAACCTTGCCCCATACCCCCAGACTTAGTGATTGAAATTATCTCCCCTGGCCAAAGTTTCGGCGAGATGGCAGCTAAAGCCACAGATTATCTAGATGCGGGTGTGATGAGAGTTTGGGTGATAGATACCAAAGCTAAAACTGTGACTGTTTTTTATCCTGATACCAGACCCCAAACTAAAAGCGGCGAAGCTAGTTTAGCTGATGAATTACTGACAGATTTACAACTCACACCACAGCAAATCTTTCAATTAGCAGGAATTCCTTAA
- a CDS encoding glutaredoxin family protein, producing the protein MRLILYSKPGCHLCEGLQEKLEQIQNLTFELEIRDITTREDWFNAYQYEIPVLHLIQSEEEKAQALPRPSPRASVQQLEQMLCKYLAKTEKNNAE; encoded by the coding sequence ATGCGATTAATTTTGTACAGTAAACCTGGTTGTCATTTGTGTGAAGGCTTGCAAGAAAAGCTAGAACAGATCCAAAACTTGACATTTGAGTTAGAGATTCGTGACATTACTACCCGTGAAGATTGGTTTAATGCCTATCAGTATGAGATTCCCGTTTTGCATTTAATCCAGTCTGAGGAAGAGAAAGCACAAGCTTTACCCCGCCCTTCTCCCCGTGCTAGCGTGCAGCAATTAGAGCAAATGTTGTGTAAGTATTTAGCCAAGACGGAAAAAAATAATGCAGAATAA
- a CDS encoding RDD family protein yields the protein MSYCINPNCLKPENKHDALFCQSCGSELLLEGCYRAARLLSDPNKPSGFGTIYEVEDHGQQKILKVLHNNHPKAVELFQQEANVLKKLQHPGIPKVESDGYFIYFPRNSQQPLHCLVMEKIEGMNLEEYLIRRNFQPIGERAAIRWLKQLAEILHQVHQQQYFHRDIKPPNIMLRPDGQLVLIDFGTAREVTQTFIHKVSGQQVTGIISTGYTPQEQMNGKAVPQSDFFALGRTFVYLLTGKTPDCFHEDSRTGQLIWRDSITEISPGLADLIDYLISPFPGNRPKDTAELLNIVTQLENTYRTSNPKFSQKPAQVPVNSQNNYQQTPVYQTPISQTPVSLKYVGFWQRFVAYCIDLLILSILGASIGYIFGLTFPNFSHSAYTYSTTAAANNAGISGLYGSIGGTFGGLGVLLLLTALLTTYSPEGGPDVIPTLLAVILCWLYFTVLETFSKQQATIGKLLLGITVTDLNGNDISFFKANLRYWFKTISTIGLFIGFIIIGLHQKKQALHDLIAGTVVIKKR from the coding sequence ATGAGCTACTGTATTAACCCCAATTGCCTCAAACCAGAAAACAAACACGATGCCCTATTTTGCCAGAGTTGTGGTTCAGAACTACTCTTGGAAGGGTGCTATCGTGCAGCTCGTTTACTCAGTGACCCCAATAAACCCAGTGGCTTCGGTACTATCTACGAAGTAGAGGATCATGGTCAGCAAAAAATTTTGAAGGTGCTACATAACAACCATCCAAAAGCGGTGGAACTATTTCAGCAGGAAGCCAATGTCTTAAAAAAATTACAGCATCCAGGTATTCCCAAAGTCGAATCAGACGGCTACTTCATTTATTTTCCTCGAAATAGTCAACAGCCCCTCCATTGCTTGGTGATGGAAAAAATTGAGGGGATGAATTTAGAAGAATATCTCATCCGGAGGAACTTTCAACCCATTGGCGAACGGGCGGCTATTCGTTGGTTGAAACAACTAGCAGAAATTCTCCATCAAGTTCATCAACAACAATATTTTCATCGTGACATTAAACCACCTAATATCATGCTCAGACCCGATGGGCAGTTAGTATTAATTGACTTCGGGACAGCAAGAGAGGTAACACAAACCTTCATCCACAAAGTATCAGGACAGCAAGTTACAGGGATTATTTCCACCGGATATACACCACAAGAACAAATGAATGGGAAAGCTGTTCCCCAGTCAGATTTTTTTGCTTTGGGACGGACTTTTGTTTATTTATTAACAGGTAAAACCCCTGATTGCTTTCATGAAGATTCTCGCACCGGACAGTTAATTTGGCGAGATAGCATCACAGAAATCTCCCCAGGTTTAGCAGATTTAATTGATTATTTGATATCGCCATTTCCTGGAAATCGACCAAAAGACACAGCAGAACTTTTAAACATTGTTACGCAATTAGAAAACACCTATCGCACTTCTAACCCTAAATTTTCTCAAAAACCAGCTCAAGTTCCTGTTAACTCTCAGAATAATTATCAACAAACACCCGTTTATCAAACACCGATTTCTCAAACACCTGTTTCTCTAAAATATGTCGGCTTTTGGCAGCGTTTTGTCGCTTACTGTATTGATTTATTAATACTGTCTATTTTAGGAGCTTCAATAGGCTACATTTTTGGATTGACATTTCCCAACTTCTCACATTCAGCCTATACCTACAGCACTACTGCTGCTGCTAACAACGCTGGTATTAGTGGTCTTTATGGAAGTATTGGTGGCACATTTGGCGGTTTAGGAGTTTTGTTGTTATTAACAGCACTTTTAACTACCTATTCACCTGAAGGTGGGCCAGATGTCATTCCTACATTATTAGCAGTGATCCTCTGCTGGCTTTACTTCACAGTTCTAGAAACATTTTCTAAACAACAAGCAACTATAGGCAAACTGCTTTTAGGTATTACTGTTACTGACCTCAATGGTAATGATATTTCATTCTTTAAGGCCAACCTCCGTTACTGGTTTAAAACTATTTCCACTATAGGTTTATTTATCGGTTTTATTATTATCGGGCTACATCAAAAAAAGCAAGCCCTACATGATTTGATAGCTGGTACTGTAGTGATCAAAAAACGTTAA
- the ftsH3 gene encoding ATP-dependent zinc metalloprotease FtsH3: MNKRWRNAGLYALLFIVVIALGTAFFDKRPESRETWRYSQFIQEVEKGRVERVSLSADRSTALVTPKYDPNKKLVTLVNDPELINTLSSKGVDISVLPPTDEGFWLKALSSLFLPVLLLVGLFFLLRRAQNGPGSQAMNFGKSKARVQMEPQTQVTFGDVAGIDQAKLELNEVVDFLKNADRFTAVGAKIPKGVLLVGPPGTGKTLLARAVAGEAGVPFFSISGSEFVEMFVGVGASRVRDLFEQAKTNAPCIVFIDEIDAVGRQRGAGLGGGNDEREQTLNQLLTEMDGFEGNTGIIIIAATNRPDVLDAALLRPGRFDRQVVVDRPDYSGRSEILKVHARGKTLAKDVDLDKIARRTPGFTGADLSNLLNEAAILAARRNLTEISMDEINDAIDRVLAGPEKKDRVMSEKRKTLVAYHEAGHALVGALMPDYDPVQKISIIPRGRAGGLTWFTPSEDRMETGLYSRAYLENQMAVALGGRLAEEIIFGEEEVTTGASNDLQQVARVARQMITRFGMSDKLGPVALGRQQGNMFLGRDIMSERDFSEETAAAIDEEVRKLVDTAYSRAKEVLVSNRHILDQIAQMLIDKETVDADELQEILANNDVRTAAFA, encoded by the coding sequence GTGAATAAAAGATGGAGAAATGCGGGGCTGTACGCGCTGCTATTTATTGTTGTAATTGCACTTGGCACAGCTTTCTTTGATAAAAGACCCGAAAGTCGGGAAACATGGCGATATAGCCAGTTTATTCAAGAAGTAGAAAAAGGCAGAGTAGAAAGAGTTAGCCTCAGTGCAGACCGTTCCACAGCCTTAGTTACACCCAAATACGACCCTAATAAAAAACTTGTTACTTTAGTCAACGACCCAGAGTTAATCAATACCCTCAGTTCCAAAGGCGTTGATATATCCGTTTTACCTCCAACCGACGAAGGTTTTTGGCTCAAAGCTTTAAGTAGCTTATTCCTCCCAGTATTACTGCTGGTTGGCTTATTCTTCTTACTGCGTCGCGCCCAAAATGGCCCAGGTAGCCAAGCCATGAACTTTGGTAAGTCCAAAGCGCGGGTACAAATGGAGCCACAAACGCAAGTCACCTTTGGTGATGTTGCTGGTATTGACCAAGCCAAATTAGAACTAAACGAAGTTGTAGACTTTTTGAAAAATGCCGATCGCTTTACCGCCGTCGGTGCCAAAATTCCTAAAGGTGTACTATTAGTTGGGCCTCCCGGTACAGGTAAAACCCTCCTCGCGCGCGCCGTCGCTGGGGAAGCTGGTGTACCTTTCTTCTCCATCTCCGGTTCTGAGTTCGTAGAAATGTTTGTGGGTGTGGGTGCTTCCCGTGTCCGCGACTTATTTGAACAAGCTAAAACCAACGCTCCCTGTATCGTCTTCATCGATGAAATTGACGCGGTAGGTCGTCAACGGGGTGCAGGTTTAGGTGGTGGTAACGATGAACGGGAACAAACCCTCAACCAGTTACTCACCGAAATGGATGGTTTTGAAGGTAATACCGGTATCATCATTATCGCTGCTACCAACCGTCCTGACGTACTAGACGCAGCTTTATTACGTCCTGGTCGTTTTGACCGTCAAGTCGTCGTAGACCGTCCCGACTACTCTGGACGTAGCGAAATCCTCAAAGTCCATGCCCGTGGCAAGACCCTAGCCAAAGACGTAGACTTAGATAAAATCGCCCGTCGTACCCCTGGCTTTACCGGTGCAGATTTATCCAACCTGCTCAACGAAGCCGCAATTTTAGCAGCGAGACGCAACTTAACCGAAATTTCGATGGATGAAATCAATGATGCCATCGATCGCGTCCTCGCAGGGCCAGAGAAGAAAGACCGCGTCATGAGCGAAAAGCGCAAAACCCTAGTAGCTTATCACGAAGCCGGTCACGCCTTAGTTGGTGCTTTAATGCCTGACTATGACCCAGTACAAAAAATTAGCATCATTCCCCGTGGTCGCGCCGGTGGTTTAACTTGGTTCACCCCCAGCGAAGACCGGATGGAAACCGGCTTATACAGCCGTGCTTATCTGGAAAATCAGATGGCTGTGGCTTTAGGTGGTCGGTTAGCAGAAGAAATTATCTTCGGTGAAGAAGAAGTCACCACAGGTGCTTCCAACGACTTACAACAAGTAGCGCGTGTAGCACGCCAAATGATTACCCGCTTTGGGATGAGTGATAAACTCGGCCCCGTCGCCCTTGGTCGTCAGCAAGGTAATATGTTCCTCGGTCGCGATATCATGTCTGAGCGTGATTTCTCCGAAGAAACTGCGGCTGCTATTGACGAAGAAGTGCGGAAATTAGTAGATACAGCCTACAGCCGCGCTAAAGAAGTGTTGGTAAGTAACCGCCACATCTTAGACCAAATCGCGCAAATGCTGATTGATAAAGAAACAGTAGATGCGGATGAACTGCAAGAAATTTTGGCGAATAATGATGTGAGAACTGCTGCATTCGCTTAA
- a CDS encoding aminotransferase class IV → MFWYNGSLIDSPTLELDIHDPGLLYGATVFTTLRVYENSLASSLTNWYAHCDRLLFSLQAFNWEQPDWKRLRQGAEAMLTHFPVLRMTIFPDGREWIIGRYLPENLSDKQQHGVNCAVATSQWSRSLPTHKTGNYLGAWLAKTSVSAHAQEAILVDNTGNWLETSTGNLWGWGNGTWWTPPLEVGILPGISRQQLMKWLTQQQQVVREVVWTPEFVQSLEAIAYTNSVVEILPIHTVHQPTGSLQYNPYHLCFQQLRRLFLA, encoded by the coding sequence ATGTTTTGGTACAACGGTAGTTTAATTGACTCTCCCACTCTGGAATTAGATATTCATGACCCAGGGTTATTATATGGGGCAACGGTTTTTACAACTTTACGGGTTTACGAGAATTCACTTGCTAGTAGTTTAACTAACTGGTATGCACATTGCGATCGCCTACTTTTCTCCCTACAAGCTTTCAATTGGGAACAACCAGACTGGAAACGCTTGCGCCAAGGTGCAGAGGCGATGTTAACTCATTTTCCTGTTCTCAGAATGACTATCTTTCCTGATGGTCGGGAATGGATAATTGGCAGATATTTACCGGAAAATCTTTCAGACAAACAACAACATGGGGTAAATTGTGCTGTGGCTACTTCCCAGTGGTCTCGCAGTCTTCCTACCCATAAAACAGGTAATTACTTGGGTGCGTGGTTAGCTAAAACCAGTGTCTCAGCCCATGCCCAAGAAGCTATTCTGGTAGATAATACGGGCAATTGGCTAGAAACCAGCACAGGGAATCTTTGGGGATGGGGTAACGGTACTTGGTGGACACCGCCCTTAGAAGTGGGTATATTACCAGGAATTAGTCGCCAGCAATTAATGAAATGGTTAACCCAGCAGCAACAAGTGGTGAGAGAAGTAGTCTGGACACCAGAATTCGTTCAAAGCTTAGAAGCGATCGCCTACACTAATAGTGTGGTGGAAATTCTCCCCATTCATACCGTTCATCAGCCCACAGGGTCGCTACAATATAATCCCTACCATCTATGCTTTCAGCAACTCAGGAGGCTATTCTTAGCATGA
- a CDS encoding amino acid permease, whose protein sequence is MTSINPATRLFSRLELNESQLTHQPGSVFSSTALIAGTTVGAGILALPAVTLPSGILPSTVLLILVWLYTLVSGLLIAEVNLNSMRLEGRLSVGFLAMVENTLGKLAAKIAGGAYLFMHYALLVAYMAQGGEILISALTKVGGIPNHLPGWLGTTTFTILFGGIMYWGREKFIAKLNSAFVAIVIASFLGLLLLGTGQVKSVQFLFQDWGAVGSAVSVMLVALFYHNIVPVVVTQLEGDSRKVRQSIVIGSAIPLVMFLAWNAVILGSVNPEMVQKYHHFDPLQILRAGGAGEWLGVLVSIFSEFAIVTSFIGFVYGLVDFFQDVALIRQRGLDQRLPLYSLILLPPMSLGAVNPHIFITALDISGTFSISILGGIIPALMTWKQRQNQDHVHQLLVPGGRVTLMIMIMVALVIMTRQILSMVRF, encoded by the coding sequence ATGACATCTATAAACCCAGCTACGCGTTTATTTTCCCGATTAGAACTAAATGAGAGTCAATTAACTCATCAACCAGGTAGTGTGTTCAGCAGTACCGCTTTAATTGCTGGTACAACAGTCGGTGCAGGGATTTTGGCTTTACCTGCGGTGACACTACCTTCCGGTATTCTCCCTTCCACAGTTTTACTCATTTTAGTTTGGCTATACACCTTAGTATCTGGGTTATTGATTGCAGAAGTGAACTTAAACTCAATGCGTTTAGAAGGACGCTTGAGTGTTGGTTTTTTGGCAATGGTGGAAAATACTTTGGGTAAATTGGCGGCGAAAATTGCAGGTGGTGCCTATTTATTCATGCACTATGCTTTGTTGGTAGCTTATATGGCGCAAGGTGGGGAAATTTTAATCTCTGCGTTGACTAAAGTTGGGGGTATACCCAATCATTTACCTGGGTGGCTAGGAACAACGACTTTCACCATACTGTTTGGTGGAATTATGTATTGGGGAAGAGAAAAATTTATTGCAAAACTTAATAGTGCGTTTGTTGCTATCGTCATTGCTTCCTTCTTGGGACTCTTACTTTTAGGAACGGGACAAGTTAAAAGTGTGCAGTTTCTCTTTCAAGATTGGGGTGCAGTGGGAAGTGCTGTGTCTGTGATGTTAGTAGCACTTTTTTATCATAATATTGTGCCGGTGGTAGTAACTCAATTAGAAGGAGATAGTCGCAAGGTTCGCCAATCAATTGTTATTGGTTCTGCCATTCCTTTAGTGATGTTTTTGGCATGGAATGCGGTAATTTTAGGCAGTGTCAATCCAGAAATGGTGCAGAAATATCATCATTTTGACCCTTTGCAAATTCTCCGCGCTGGGGGTGCTGGTGAATGGTTGGGTGTGCTGGTATCTATATTTTCTGAGTTTGCAATTGTTACGTCTTTTATTGGCTTTGTCTATGGGTTAGTGGATTTCTTTCAAGATGTGGCGTTAATTCGTCAAAGGGGACTTGATCAGCGTTTACCACTTTATTCTCTAATTTTGTTACCACCAATGAGTTTAGGGGCGGTTAATCCTCATATCTTTATTACAGCCTTAGATATTTCTGGGACTTTCAGTATTTCCATTTTGGGAGGAATCATCCCTGCGTTGATGACTTGGAAGCAACGTCAAAACCAAGATCATGTGCATCAATTGCTAGTTCCAGGGGGAAGGGTAACTTTGATGATCATGATTATGGTGGCATTAGTAATTATGACTAGACAAATTCTATCAATGGTTAGATTTTAG
- a CDS encoding zinc ribbon domain-containing protein, with product MEYIIVLLFTGVITALIAQGKNRRALVWFLCGFFVVGLFIIPFLSALRKCPNCGKYIEKETKICGYCGHNML from the coding sequence ATGGAATATATCATTGTACTTCTCTTTACTGGTGTGATCACAGCTCTGATTGCACAGGGCAAAAACAGACGCGCACTAGTTTGGTTTCTCTGTGGATTTTTTGTAGTCGGTTTATTCATTATTCCCTTTCTTTCTGCTTTAAGAAAATGCCCTAATTGTGGCAAATACATAGAAAAAGAAACAAAAATATGTGGCTACTGTGGTCATAATATGCTTTAA
- a CDS encoding TIR domain-containing protein, whose amino-acid sequence MAENSVKLFFSYSHKDEELRDELANHLSILKQQGVISSWHDRKVLPGAEWDSQINENLLAADIILLLISADFIASDYCWDVEVKTAMKRHNEGNACVIPVILRKVDWTGAPFGKLQFLPKNAQPVTSWQIRDEAFDNIAQGIRRVAETLIIQRQQQLAQQQVARNLNRYKAKVEEILSVDGTISLPSRDTLNELREELGLTNEQAKDIEQRAFEPYVIYQQKLRKYEETFKKVIESEYPLNSRIERDLELRQRDLGIKPEDAKRIELPIRSQAESKYYQTKLQVNIQEPVEASAAETLSNNANNKPQNYHQVKESNTAQSLEETSELEAAANNLRLANKLNIESKNLLQNVLKVANNVSDQWGISSDKNIVTDIAQKGISQIKEALEKSYQEKLQRYQQELGIVFRIDYPPSELTNSNLKKTQKSLGLADQDVELIKQHITLPKYKNYQINLSIDKPLNWQSQIALTANLGDIKAVATNSLGTIVINSDGQKINIWEVISGELLRTLTGHTDIVTTIDLSADNQLLVSGSADRTFKLWHLSTGKLIRTFNGHSDWVTTVVISKDGKMIASGSADQTIRLWYSSNGNLFHTLKGHTGFVRTIAISNDSQLLASGSNDRTVKIWNLATRQLLKTLEGHTGFVRSVAISPDGKTIASAGEEGHIKIWDALTGELKANLTEHIGNVASVAITADGNRLISGGDDKTLKVWSLVTGQLENSLEGHIGRILSVRSSLDGYTLVSGGQDKSVRIWSLKIGL is encoded by the coding sequence ATGGCAGAAAACTCAGTTAAGCTTTTTTTCTCCTACTCGCATAAAGATGAAGAGCTACGAGACGAATTAGCAAATCACCTGAGCATTTTAAAACAGCAGGGTGTAATCTCAAGCTGGCATGATAGAAAAGTCCTGCCGGGAGCAGAATGGGATAGTCAAATTAATGAAAACTTACTCGCAGCTGATATTATCTTGTTGCTGATTAGTGCAGATTTCATCGCTTCTGACTACTGCTGGGATGTTGAAGTTAAAACAGCGATGAAACGTCATAATGAAGGCAATGCCTGTGTTATACCGGTGATCTTGCGAAAAGTCGATTGGACAGGCGCACCATTTGGCAAACTGCAATTTCTCCCTAAAAATGCTCAACCCGTAACCAGTTGGCAAATTCGAGATGAAGCTTTCGACAACATAGCTCAAGGTATTCGTAGAGTAGCGGAAACCCTGATAATTCAACGTCAGCAGCAGTTAGCGCAACAGCAAGTTGCCAGAAATCTCAATCGTTATAAAGCCAAGGTTGAAGAAATTTTATCTGTGGATGGAACGATTTCTTTGCCTTCCAGAGATACACTCAATGAACTAAGGGAAGAACTAGGATTAACCAATGAACAAGCGAAAGATATCGAACAAAGAGCTTTTGAGCCATATGTAATTTATCAACAGAAACTGCGAAAATACGAAGAAACCTTTAAAAAAGTAATTGAGTCGGAATACCCTCTCAATAGCAGAATTGAGAGGGATTTAGAACTAAGGCAAAGAGATTTAGGTATCAAACCTGAAGATGCCAAAAGAATTGAATTACCTATTCGTTCTCAAGCAGAATCTAAATATTATCAAACAAAATTACAAGTTAACATACAAGAACCTGTAGAAGCTAGTGCTGCTGAAACTTTATCCAATAATGCAAATAATAAACCCCAAAATTATCATCAAGTAAAAGAATCAAATACCGCACAATCCCTCGAAGAAACTAGCGAATTAGAGGCAGCAGCAAATAATTTGAGATTAGCCAATAAACTCAATATTGAAAGTAAAAATCTGCTCCAAAATGTCCTAAAAGTTGCTAATAATGTATCTGATCAATGGGGTATTTCTTCAGATAAAAATATTGTTACCGACATAGCCCAAAAAGGAATATCCCAAATCAAAGAAGCCTTAGAAAAATCTTATCAAGAAAAATTACAACGTTATCAGCAGGAACTAGGGATTGTTTTCAGGATTGATTATCCTCCAAGCGAATTGACTAATAGTAATTTGAAAAAAACACAAAAATCTTTAGGACTTGCAGATCAAGACGTAGAGCTAATTAAACAGCATATTACCTTACCCAAATATAAAAATTACCAAATAAATTTGTCTATCGACAAACCTCTAAATTGGCAATCTCAAATTGCTCTAACAGCAAACTTAGGTGATATTAAAGCTGTAGCTACTAATTCTCTAGGGACAATCGTCATCAACAGTGATGGGCAAAAAATTAATATTTGGGAGGTAATATCTGGAGAATTACTCAGAACTTTAACTGGACATACAGATATAGTTACCACCATTGACTTAAGTGCAGATAATCAACTATTAGTGAGTGGTAGTGCTGATAGGACTTTTAAACTTTGGCATTTAAGCACAGGTAAGCTAATTCGTACTTTCAACGGGCATTCAGACTGGGTGACTACAGTCGTGATTAGCAAAGATGGAAAGATGATTGCTAGTGGTAGTGCAGATCAAACTATCAGACTTTGGTATTCGTCTAATGGCAACTTATTTCATACTTTGAAAGGTCACACAGGTTTTGTTCGTACCATTGCGATTAGTAATGATAGTCAATTACTAGCTAGCGGCAGCAATGATAGAACAGTAAAAATCTGGAACTTAGCCACACGCCAATTGCTGAAAACCCTGGAAGGACACACAGGTTTTGTGCGTTCTGTTGCGATTAGTCCTGATGGGAAAACTATCGCTAGTGCAGGTGAAGAAGGACATATCAAAATCTGGGATGCGCTGACTGGAGAATTAAAAGCAAATCTTACAGAACATATCGGTAATGTTGCATCTGTGGCAATTACTGCTGATGGCAATAGATTAATTAGTGGTGGCGATGATAAAACACTCAAAGTATGGAGTTTAGTAACAGGGCAATTAGAAAACAGCTTAGAGGGACATATTGGACGCATCTTATCCGTTCGCAGCAGCTTAGATGGCTATACTTTGGTGAGTGGTGGTCAAGATAAATCTGTGAGAATATGGAGCCTGAAAATAGGTCTTTAA
- a CDS encoding acetate kinase: MKVLVLNAGSSSQKSCLYEIPDGALLQEAPEPLWEGKINWTQDQGAAEIAVQTATGEKLHETITGDSRQTQFAYLLQTLTSGKTQVIGDLSEIDVVGHRVVHGGQSYRHSVIITGEVRKAIADLCNLAPAHNPAALAGIDAIEKSLGNVTQVAVFDTSFHATLPDAAAIYPVPYEWVEQGIRRYGFHGISHQYCSHRAAQILGQDLASLRMISCHLGNGASLAAVANGHSIDTTMGFTPLDGLMMGSRCGSIDPGILIYLLRRGDSADSLDYALNKASGLRGISGISSDLPAVIAAMNQGNKRAQLAWDIYVHRLKAEIGSMLASLAGLDVLIFTAGIGENSAAIRQAVCEGFGFLGLKIDSEKNQNQPVDADIATPDSTVRVLVIHTQEDWAIAQQCWELMKKQGSREQGSRGKNHPT, from the coding sequence ATGAAAGTTCTAGTTTTGAATGCTGGTTCTAGCAGCCAAAAAAGTTGTTTGTATGAAATTCCTGATGGTGCGCTTCTCCAGGAAGCACCCGAACCGCTTTGGGAGGGGAAAATTAACTGGACTCAAGACCAAGGTGCAGCAGAAATTGCAGTGCAAACCGCTACAGGGGAAAAACTGCATGAAACTATTACGGGTGATTCTCGACAGACACAGTTTGCTTATCTGCTCCAGACTCTCACTAGTGGTAAAACTCAAGTCATTGGTGATTTGTCAGAAATTGATGTGGTGGGACATCGGGTGGTACATGGCGGTCAAAGTTACCGCCATAGTGTAATTATTACGGGGGAAGTGAGAAAGGCGATCGCTGACCTCTGTAATCTTGCTCCAGCACACAATCCCGCAGCTTTAGCAGGGATTGATGCTATCGAAAAAAGCTTAGGAAATGTTACCCAAGTCGCAGTATTTGATACCAGTTTTCACGCTACCCTACCAGATGCAGCCGCTATTTATCCCGTCCCCTATGAATGGGTAGAACAAGGTATCCGCCGCTATGGTTTCCACGGAATTAGTCATCAATACTGTTCTCACCGTGCTGCACAAATCCTTGGTCAAGATTTAGCTTCACTGCGAATGATTAGCTGTCATCTCGGTAATGGTGCTTCTTTAGCGGCTGTAGCTAATGGTCACAGTATCGACACCACGATGGGTTTTACACCCCTAGACGGGTTGATGATGGGTAGCCGTTGCGGTTCTATAGACCCAGGTATTTTAATTTACTTACTACGACGTGGTGATTCTGCGGACAGCCTGGATTATGCTTTAAACAAAGCTTCAGGACTTAGGGGAATATCTGGTATATCTAGTGATTTACCCGCAGTAATAGCAGCGATGAATCAAGGTAATAAACGCGCTCAACTAGCTTGGGATATTTACGTACATCGTCTCAAGGCGGAAATTGGTTCTATGTTGGCGAGTTTAGCAGGATTGGATGTTTTAATTTTTACTGCTGGCATCGGTGAAAACTCTGCCGCGATTCGTCAAGCGGTTTGTGAGGGTTTTGGGTTTTTAGGTTTGAAAATCGACTCTGAGAAAAACCAAAATCAGCCGGTAGATGCAGATATCGCCACTCCTGATTCTACCGTCCGAGTGTTAGTAATTCATACTCAAGAAGATTGGGCGATCGCTCAACAATGTTGGGAGTTAATGAAAAAGCAGGGGAGCAGGGAGCAAGGGAGCAGGGGGAAAAATCACCCCACTTAG